In one Deltaproteobacteria bacterium genomic region, the following are encoded:
- a CDS encoding DUF4445 domain-containing protein has product MNVQRYTIHITPQGESLEAAAGQSLLEALAENGIFLRSDCGGKGACGKCVVKILDSDFLEAQPPSTAEQKLVGVSSLKAGHRLACRVEVCGDLSIEIPKQALLSPEVVQKPPLSKMLQPDYSASRRTPGRSGEYGLAVDLGTTTIAIYLCDLAANSVTATVSVKNPQSFFGEDVISRINAVVQDGALLHRLQRMAVRAIEWGAASLLKSRRIPEEYIKKMVVVGNSTMIHLFLAEDPTSLGVFPYRPRFVQERTLKADAVNFRFHDSISVLTLPLISGFLGADILGAALATDIRQAEPGAMLIDVGTNGEVMLRAAQGLLGTSCATGPAFEGATIRHGMPAVSGAIDAVRIDPGSGGVTCHLIQNNPAALKKAAGICGSGVVSAVAELLRAGILVQSGRFNPEIELPNLCRGEDGVQEFILVKGEESEMKRPITLTQKDVRAVQLAKGALITGIELLCREMRLDRPKQLLVAGGFGNFLNKEDAMTIGMFPRLADDDLQAVGNAAGEGAVLTLFDPGFLKKAKEVVQDTQVKDLAADPAFQEKFVKSLDYPKP; this is encoded by the coding sequence ATGAATGTGCAAAGATATACGATCCATATAACGCCTCAAGGCGAGAGCCTCGAGGCCGCGGCAGGCCAAAGTCTCTTGGAAGCCCTGGCGGAGAATGGAATTTTCCTTCGTTCTGACTGCGGCGGTAAGGGCGCCTGTGGCAAGTGCGTTGTCAAAATCCTTGATTCAGACTTCCTTGAAGCCCAGCCGCCCTCCACGGCTGAACAAAAGCTTGTCGGAGTATCCTCTCTTAAGGCCGGCCATCGTCTGGCCTGCCGGGTGGAAGTTTGCGGCGATCTTTCGATTGAGATTCCAAAACAGGCCCTCTTGAGCCCCGAGGTGGTTCAAAAGCCGCCGTTATCGAAGATGCTTCAGCCTGATTATTCTGCGTCGAGGCGGACTCCAGGCCGGTCCGGGGAGTACGGCCTGGCCGTGGACCTTGGAACCACGACCATTGCCATATATCTCTGTGATCTGGCCGCCAACAGCGTCACGGCCACGGTCTCAGTCAAAAACCCTCAGAGTTTTTTTGGGGAAGACGTTATCAGCCGCATCAACGCCGTGGTTCAGGACGGCGCTCTTTTGCACCGGCTTCAGAGAATGGCGGTCAGGGCCATCGAGTGGGGCGCGGCTTCTCTTTTGAAATCGCGCCGTATTCCTGAGGAGTATATTAAAAAAATGGTCGTGGTGGGGAATTCGACCATGATCCATCTTTTCCTGGCTGAAGATCCGACATCGCTGGGAGTTTTTCCATATCGGCCCAGGTTCGTCCAAGAAAGGACCTTAAAGGCTGATGCTGTAAATTTTCGTTTTCATGACTCCATAAGCGTCTTGACCCTGCCGCTCATTTCAGGTTTTCTGGGCGCTGACATCCTGGGCGCGGCCCTGGCCACCGATATCAGGCAGGCTGAACCAGGCGCCATGCTTATTGACGTAGGGACAAACGGCGAAGTGATGCTGCGCGCAGCACAAGGGCTGCTCGGGACGTCCTGCGCCACCGGACCGGCCTTTGAAGGCGCAACCATACGTCACGGCATGCCCGCCGTTTCAGGGGCCATTGACGCGGTCAGGATTGATCCGGGCAGCGGCGGCGTCACCTGCCATCTCATTCAAAATAATCCAGCCGCATTGAAAAAGGCCGCTGGAATCTGCGGCTCGGGCGTGGTGAGCGCGGTGGCTGAACTCCTGCGCGCTGGAATCCTCGTGCAAAGCGGGCGCTTCAACCCCGAAATTGAGCTTCCCAATCTCTGCAGAGGAGAAGACGGTGTCCAGGAGTTTATCCTGGTTAAAGGTGAAGAATCAGAAATGAAGCGCCCGATTACGCTGACGCAAAAAGACGTGCGCGCCGTCCAGTTAGCCAAAGGCGCGCTGATTACGGGCATTGAGCTGCTCTGCCGCGAAATGCGGCTGGATCGTCCGAAACAGCTCCTGGTGGCGGGAGGGTTTGGAAACTTTTTGAACAAAGAGGACGCCATGACCATCGGCATGTTCCCCCGGCTGGCTGACGACGATCTTCAGGCGGTGGGAAACGCGGCCGGGGAAGGAGCGGTCCTGACGCTTTTTGATCCGGGTTTTCTAAAGAAAGCCAAGGAGGTGGTCCAGGACACGCAGGTGAAGGATCTGGCCGCAGACCCTGCCTTTCAGGAGAAATTTGTAAAAAGCCTTGATTACCCAAAGCCTTAA
- a CDS encoding methyltetrahydrofolate cobalamin methyltransferase: MFTVVGERINTSRHKVEEAVAARDTAYIQEDVKKQQAAGAHYIDVNAGARLGHEMEDIEWLVQVIQEAVAIPLCLDSPDPKVLEMAYGLVEKPPMINSISLEKNRYDTMLPFLKGKECSVLALCMEDTGMPKTAPKVVERAKKLVQGLEGAGIMREFIYVDPLVQPVSTDTSNAMMVTEAVRKIMTDLPGVHTICGLSNVSFGMPQRKALNRTFLSLMMAAGLDSAIVDPLDQRLMTVLRSTEVLLGQDDYCRRYLKAFRAGELQA; encoded by the coding sequence ATGTTTACAGTCGTAGGTGAACGGATTAATACGTCGCGGCACAAGGTAGAGGAAGCGGTCGCCGCCAGGGATACGGCCTATATTCAGGAGGACGTGAAAAAACAGCAGGCCGCCGGCGCCCATTACATTGACGTGAACGCCGGGGCCCGGCTCGGCCATGAGATGGAGGACATAGAATGGCTTGTCCAGGTCATTCAGGAGGCGGTCGCCATTCCGCTCTGCCTCGACAGCCCGGACCCCAAGGTCCTGGAAATGGCCTATGGCCTGGTGGAAAAGCCCCCCATGATCAACTCCATCAGTCTGGAAAAGAACCGGTACGACACCATGCTTCCTTTTCTCAAAGGTAAAGAGTGCAGCGTCCTGGCCCTGTGCATGGAAGATACCGGCATGCCCAAAACTGCGCCAAAGGTTGTGGAGAGGGCCAAAAAGCTGGTGCAAGGACTTGAAGGCGCGGGTATCATGCGCGAATTTATCTATGTGGACCCCCTGGTTCAGCCGGTGAGTACGGATACCTCAAACGCGATGATGGTCACAGAGGCGGTCAGGAAAATCATGACCGACCTGCCCGGAGTGCACACCATCTGCGGGCTTTCGAATGTATCCTTTGGCATGCCTCAAAGGAAAGCGCTCAACCGGACTTTCCTGAGCCTGATGATGGCGGCCGGACTGGACTCAGCCATTGTGGACCCCCTGGATCAGAGGCTCATGACGGTTCTCAGATCAACGGAAGTGCTCCTGGGGCAGGATGACTACTGCCGCAGATACCTCAAGGCCTTTCGCGCCGGTGAGCTTCAGGCCTGA